The Thermodesulfobacteriota bacterium genome contains the following window.
GTTCGACGAGGGCCTCCGGCCTCCTCTCCGAGCTGGGGCAAGACCAGGCGCAGCCCGAGGTTGTTGTTGCGGTTGTCGGGCCCGTTGTTGTTGCGGATCGCCGACCGCAAGTTCCACGGGTCGTTGTTCCAGCTGCCGCCGCGGATCACCCGGTTC
Protein-coding sequences here:
- a CDS encoding SUMF1/EgtB/PvdO family nonheme iron enzyme, which produces MAPGFDDRAESKGVSRGSNRVIRGGSWNNDPWNLRSAIRNNNGPDNRNNNLGLRLVLPQLGEEAGGPRRT